The DNA segment CTAACTTCCCTAGTTAATAACAATCATATATTTAACGATAGGTCTTGGATAAATCATTCAAAAAATGCTCATAATAATGGACCTGTATTGGAAGATGAATTTTTAATGGATTCTCATTTTATGGATACGATCAGAAATCATAAAGAATTCACAAAAGATATTAAAATCAAAAATACTGATAGAAGTGTTTGTGCAAAAATTTCGGGAGAAATCGCTGAGCTTTTTGGAAACAATGGTTTTAAAGGGAAACTTAATTTAAATTTTTATGGACACGCGGGGCAGAGCTTCGGTGCTTTTCTTTTAAAGGGGATGAACATCCAATTAATTGGTGAAGCAAATGATTATGTTTGCAAAGGAATGAATGGAGGTTTACTTACTATTGTTCCACCCAAAGTAGACGAGAAATCTTCGGAGCAAGTTATCTTAGGTAATACATGTCTTTATGGTGCGACAGGTGGTAAATTGTTTGCTCTAGGTAAATCCGGAGAAAGATTTGCTGTTAGAAATAGTGGAGCTATTGCAGTAACAGAGGGTTCTGGTGATCATTGTTGTGAATATATGACTGGTGGTAAAGTAATAATTTTAGGCTCAACTGGGAGAAATATTGGAGCGGGAATGACCGGTGGAATAGCTTACATACTTGATGAAAATGATGATTTAGAAAATAAAGTTAATAAGGAAATAGTTAGCATTTACAAGATTAATAATCTCAAGCAGGAAGAAATTTTACTAGAAATTTTAAATGAATATCATGAAAAAACAAAAAGTTTAAAAGCACTTAAAATAATCAAAGATTGGTCTAACTGCAAGAAGATTTTTAAAATAGTTGTTCCTCCTAGTGAAGAAGCACTGCTTGGTATAAATAGTCAGTAAATGTCTATCTACATCAAGACTGAACTAATCAAAAAAGAATTCCTAACAAAAAATGATCTAAAACATCGAATAATCAACGAACATATTAATTGGGTAAAAAATTTAAATAAACGAGGGATTGATATTAAGAGTGGATACTTAGTTGATGAATTTAAAAGACCAGGAGCGGGCGGGTTATTAATTATTGAAATGAATACTTATAAAGATGCCCTAGAAATTATAAAAAATGACCCGATGATAAAAAATAACATCGTTGAATGGAAACTAAATGAATGGATTGATATCAATCAATTAATAATTTAGTTATCTTGGATGTTTTTTCATGAGTTTTTGAATTTCTTCAGCATGATAACTACTACGTGTTAAAGGAGAACTCACGATTTGCATAAAACCTAATTCATCTTCTCCAAATAATTTAAAATAATTAAATTTCGAAGGGCTCACAAATCTTTGAACAGGAAGATGTTTTGGGCCTGGAGATAAGTATTGTCCAATAGTAACTATATCTACATCATTTCTTCTTAGATCCATTAGGAGATTTAAAACTTCATCATCCTTTTCTCCTAATCCAAGCATAAAACCTGACTTTGTATAAACATTTGGAAAATATTCTCTTGTTCTTTTAAGTAACTCTAAAGTTCTTTGATAGTTTCCTTGTGGTCTTACTTTTCTATACAAGCTTGGTACAGTTTCAATATTATGATTCAAAACATTTGGTTTAGAATCTAATACCTGTTCAAGTGCTCCCCAGTTGCCACATAAATCTGGGATTAATAATTCAATAGTAGTTTGAGGAGACTTTATTCTAACTTCCGAGACACATTTGTAGAATTGAGAAGCACCACCATCATCAAGATCATCTCTGTTAACTGATGTTATTACCACATGCTTAAGTTTCATTCTATGTACAGCCTCTGCTAAACGGTCAGGTTCTGTTGGGTCTAAATCTCTCTTTGATCTATCAAAATTAATATCGCAATATGGACATGCCCTAGTGCAACCAGGGCCCATGATTAAAAAGGTTGCAGTACCGCTGGCAAAACATTCCCCAATGTTAGGACAGCTTGCTTCTTGACAAACTGTATTTAATTTTAGATCACTCAATAAATTTGAAATATTACCAATTCTCTCAACTTGAGGTGCTTTTACTCTTAACCATTCAGGTTTGGCAACTGAATTATTTAAAATATTAGTCAAATTAATTTATTCAACCCAATTAACTTTAATTTTAATCAAAATTGTAAAACTTTACTATTTTTATTTACTTCAAGAAAGAAACTAAACATCTATTTAAATCCGAAAGAAATGTAGATATTACTCTATAAAAAAAATAGTCTTGTTTTGTAAAATTGTTTTATGACAAATAAACCTAGGAAATGTGTTCTGAAATCATATTAAAGAACGCTTTATAGAACGTTATTTTTAATACAGTTTCCGAACAACTTCAAACTCTTGAATTCTCGCTTATTATCAATATTATTACATTTATTTGTTCTATTAAGTGTTTTATTAAGAGTATTTGATACAGTTAAAAATATATGTATTAGAACATTGACTTTTAAATTTAAAAGAAAAAGATTTCTTTTATCTGAAAAAAACAAAACTTGTAAATCTATTGGATATGCTAGAGCTATAAATAGTGAATTTGATAACTTAGAAGAACAAATAAAACGTTTAAAAAATGAAGGTTGCAGTTTAATCTTTTCAGAAATTATAAGTTTGGATGAAAAAATAAAACCAGAACTAAAAAAAGCTTTAAATTATTTATCAAAAGGAGATGAATTAATCCTTACTGAACTAGATCGCGCATTTTCCAATAGAAATGAATGCATAAAAACAATCACTAAACTATTGAATAATGAAGTTAGTTTGAGAACTTTATCTGGTTTTTTATCTCCAAAAAATTCTTCAGAGATATATTCTTCAGTTTTTAATATCTTATATGAATTAGACAAATTAGATAATGAATGCTTAGGAGAAAGAAAAAAAGAAATAATTTTACAAAGAAGATTAAATGGTAATAATTTAGGCGGCAGACCAAAAATTAGTCCTTTAAAAGAATCATTAGTAATTAGATTACGTAACGAGGGTTGTTCATATCGATCAATTAGAACTCAAACTGGAATTGCTTTATCAACAATTAGAAGAATAATTTTAGATGGAGAAGATAATTAAGATGAATAAAAAAGAAATTGAAAACCTTATTAAAGAAAATCTTAAAGATACAGCATTACGAATTCATGAATTAGATAGTGAAGATAGAAATAGTTTAATTACGGAATATAAGGAATGGATTTTAAAAGAACTAGATTTTGATGAAATAATGATGTTACCTTACGAAGCTTATACAAATAAATTTGATAGAGATTTCCTAAATGATCTAAATTAATAATAAACCAAATTATTATTATATTCGTAAACAGCCTTGGCTATTTTGGGAAATAACAATTCATCTTTAAAGTATGTTTCCCCTGTTCCAAAAACAACTAATAAAGTTCGTAATGAACGATTATTAACCCACCACGCGGCATCATGTCTTGCTTGTGACATTAATCCTGCTTTACTCCAAAAATCAATATTCTCAGGTAATCCATCTCCTAAAAAACCTTGTACTTGATTAGAAGGGTCCTTAATTTGAACATTCTTATTTAAATTTCTTTTTAAAAAACTTCTTAAGTTTAAATTATCCTTTTGATAATCAAGATTTATCATTATCTCTTCCAAAATTCTTGCAGTTGCATCAGTTGTCATCATATTTCTGTT comes from the Prochlorococcus marinus str. MIT 9515 genome and includes:
- the lipA gene encoding lipoyl synthase — protein: MTNILNNSVAKPEWLRVKAPQVERIGNISNLLSDLKLNTVCQEASCPNIGECFASGTATFLIMGPGCTRACPYCDINFDRSKRDLDPTEPDRLAEAVHRMKLKHVVITSVNRDDLDDGGASQFYKCVSEVRIKSPQTTIELLIPDLCGNWGALEQVLDSKPNVLNHNIETVPSLYRKVRPQGNYQRTLELLKRTREYFPNVYTKSGFMLGLGEKDDEVLNLLMDLRRNDVDIVTIGQYLSPGPKHLPVQRFVSPSKFNYFKLFGEDELGFMQIVSSPLTRSSYHAEEIQKLMKKHPR
- a CDS encoding recombinase family protein; the protein is MNSRLLSILLHLFVLLSVLLRVFDTVKNICIRTLTFKFKRKRFLLSEKNKTCKSIGYARAINSEFDNLEEQIKRLKNEGCSLIFSEIISLDEKIKPELKKALNYLSKGDELILTELDRAFSNRNECIKTITKLLNNEVSLRTLSGFLSPKNSSEIYSSVFNILYELDKLDNECLGERKKEIILQRRLNGNNLGGRPKISPLKESLVIRLRNEGCSYRSIRTQTGIALSTIRRIILDGEDN
- a CDS encoding YciI family protein → MSIYIKTELIKKEFLTKNDLKHRIINEHINWVKNLNKRGIDIKSGYLVDEFKRPGAGGLLIIEMNTYKDALEIIKNDPMIKNNIVEWKLNEWIDINQLII